One stretch of Arachis duranensis cultivar V14167 chromosome 1, aradu.V14167.gnm2.J7QH, whole genome shotgun sequence DNA includes these proteins:
- the LOC107480035 gene encoding uncharacterized protein LOC107480035, with protein MDDLPEEGYLYHIGEGDRSPNLPTITFTQEDATGIIPGHDDPMVITVILANANLHQMLVDQGNSADILFKSTFDKLGLQEKELRAYPNSLFGLGDTPIQLLGYISLHKTFGKGTQSRTLSIDYIVVNVSSAYNALIGRTTLNQLAAVVSTPHLCMKFSTLEGITTIKGDQKLTRHCYNESLNLKGNPEEKKSTPSNSGEFELAKNFVHNLKAVDMPDIDTELIYHKLAVYPGSWPVQQKRRKLGLERSQAVEE; from the exons ATGGATGATTTGCCAGAGGAGGGTTATCTATATCATATCGGAGAAGGGGACAGGTCACCCAACCTCCCCACTATTACCTTTACCCAAGAAGATGCAACAGGCATCATCCCGGGGCAtgatgatcccatggtcattaccGTCATACTCGCCAATGCTAATCTCCACCAAATGTTGGTAGACCAAGGGAATTCCGCTGATATCTTGTTCAAATCTACCTTCGACAAACTTGGCTTAcaagaaaaagagctcagagcatatccgaatAGCTTGTTCGGACTCGGAGACACCCCAATTCAACTACTAGGATACATCTCACTGCATAaaacctttggaaaaggaacCCAGTCAAGGACACTAagcatagactacatcgtagtcaACGTGAGCTCAGCGTATAAcgccctaataggtcggacaacctTGAACCAGCTCGCCGCAGTAGTCTCCACTCCGCATCTGTGCATGAAGTTCTCAACTCTAGAAGGGATCACCACGATAAAAGGAGACCAGAAGCTAACGCGACactgttacaatgaaagtctaaaccttaagGGCAACCCAGAGGAGAAGAAATCAACACCATCGAACTCGGGGGAGTTCGAGCTCGCGAAGAACTTCGTCCACAACTTGAAG gctgtAGACATGCCCGACATAGATACCGAGCTAATATACCATAAACTGGCAGTATATCCCGGATCTTGGCCAGTGCAACAGAAGCGTAGGAAACTTGGCCTAgaaagatcccaagctgtggaagagtaG